Proteins from a single region of Cystobacter fuscus DSM 2262:
- a CDS encoding response regulator has translation MDRTRVFIVEDQPTLLRNLLKVLGTFSELELVGSAQQGEEAVEAVVRTRPELVLLDLELPDVHGIEVTRRLKRRAPEVEVLILTSFEDEQKVYEAIQAGASGYLVKRVGPEKIRSAIREVMEGGTVLEPLIAKRFWNYFHSLQARPPEPERESNPWGLTPSEFEVLRYVAKGLSNAEVGRVMTLERRTVRTHLSHIYRKMGVHSHVEAVVLALRAGFVEL, from the coding sequence ATGGATCGCACCCGCGTCTTCATCGTCGAGGATCAACCGACCCTCTTGCGCAACCTCCTCAAGGTGCTCGGCACCTTCTCCGAGCTGGAGCTGGTGGGCAGTGCCCAGCAGGGCGAGGAGGCGGTGGAGGCGGTGGTGCGCACGCGTCCGGAGCTGGTGCTGTTGGACCTGGAGCTGCCGGACGTGCATGGCATCGAGGTCACCCGGCGGCTCAAGCGCCGCGCGCCCGAGGTGGAGGTGCTCATCCTCACCTCCTTCGAGGACGAGCAGAAGGTGTACGAGGCCATCCAGGCGGGCGCCTCGGGCTATCTCGTCAAGCGGGTGGGGCCGGAGAAGATCCGCTCGGCCATCCGCGAGGTGATGGAGGGAGGCACGGTGCTCGAGCCCCTCATCGCCAAACGCTTCTGGAACTACTTCCACTCGCTCCAGGCGCGGCCCCCCGAGCCCGAGCGGGAATCCAACCCCTGGGGCTTGACGCCCTCGGAATTCGAGGTGCTGCGCTACGTGGCCAAGGGCCTGTCCAACGCCGAGGTGGGCCGGGTGATGACGCTGGAGCGGCGCACGGTGCGCACGCACCTGTCCCATATCTACCGGAAGATGGGAGTGCACTCGCACGTGGAGGCGGTGGTGCTCGCCCTGCGCGCGGGGTTCGTGGAGCTGTGA